From Marmota flaviventris isolate mMarFla1 chromosome X, mMarFla1.hap1, whole genome shotgun sequence, the proteins below share one genomic window:
- the LOC114085979 gene encoding KRAB domain-containing protein 4 isoform X1, with amino-acid sequence MAISQESLTFRDVFVDFTLEEWQQLDPAQKNLYRDVMLENYSHLVSLGYLLAQPDVLFRLGQGEEAWRADGRTPIQSCPGEQNPDVSIFASCILKCCY; translated from the exons ATGGCCATTTCCCAG GAATCCCTGACCTTCAGGGACGTGTTTGTGGACTTCACCCTGGAAGAGTGGCAGCAACTGGACCCTGCTCAGAAAAACCTCTACAGGGATGTCATGCTTGAGAACTACAGCCACCTGGTGTCTCTGG GGTATCTACTTGCCCAACCAGATGTGCTCTTCAGGTTGGGACAAGGAGAAGAGGCCTGGAGGGCAGATGGAAGGACTCCGATACAGAGCTGTCCAGGTGAGCAGAATCCAG ATGTATCCATTTTTGCCTCATGTATTTTGAAGTGCTGTTATTAG
- the LOC114085979 gene encoding KRAB domain-containing protein 4 isoform X3 has protein sequence MAISQESLTFRDVFVDFTLEEWQQLDPAQKNLYRDVMLENYSHLVSLGYLLAQPDVLFRLGQGEEAWRADGRTPIQSCPDVSIFASCILKCCY, from the exons ATGGCCATTTCCCAG GAATCCCTGACCTTCAGGGACGTGTTTGTGGACTTCACCCTGGAAGAGTGGCAGCAACTGGACCCTGCTCAGAAAAACCTCTACAGGGATGTCATGCTTGAGAACTACAGCCACCTGGTGTCTCTGG GGTATCTACTTGCCCAACCAGATGTGCTCTTCAGGTTGGGACAAGGAGAAGAGGCCTGGAGGGCAGATGGAAGGACTCCGATACAGAGCTGTCCAG ATGTATCCATTTTTGCCTCATGTATTTTGAAGTGCTGTTATTAG
- the LOC114085979 gene encoding KRAB domain-containing protein 4 isoform X2, translating to MAISQESLTFRDVFVDFTLEEWQQLDPAQKNLYRDVMLENYSHLVSLGYLLAQPDVLFRLGQGEEAWRADGRTPIQSCPGSSMLCMHQQFVPFYS from the exons ATGGCCATTTCCCAG GAATCCCTGACCTTCAGGGACGTGTTTGTGGACTTCACCCTGGAAGAGTGGCAGCAACTGGACCCTGCTCAGAAAAACCTCTACAGGGATGTCATGCTTGAGAACTACAGCCACCTGGTGTCTCTGG GGTATCTACTTGCCCAACCAGATGTGCTCTTCAGGTTGGGACAAGGAGAAGAGGCCTGGAGGGCAGATGGAAGGACTCCGATACAGAGCTGTCCAG gttcatccatgttgtgtaTGCATCAgcagtttgttcctttttatagctga